A genomic segment from Mobula hypostoma chromosome 20, sMobHyp1.1, whole genome shotgun sequence encodes:
- the LOC134359253 gene encoding protein mago nashi homolog produces MSSDFYLRYYVGHKGKFGHEFLEFEFRPNGKLRYANNSNYKNDVMIRKEAYVHKSVMEELKRIIEDSEITKEDDTLWPPLDRVGRQELEIVIGDEHISFTTSKIGSLIDVNQSKDPEGLRVFYYLVQDLKCLVFSLIGLHL; encoded by the coding sequence ATGTCGAGTGATTTCTATCTTCGTTATTATGTGGGGCACAAGGGAAAATTCGGCCACGAGTTCTTGGAGTTTGAGTTCAGGCCGAAtggtaaactcaggtatgcaaaCAACAGCAATTACAAAAATGATGTTATGATTAGAAAAGAGGCATATGTCCATAAAAGTGTAATGGAAGAGCTGAAGCGAATCATAGAAGATAGTGAAATCACAAAAGAAGATGATACTTTGTGGCCTCCACTTGATCGAGTAGGGCGACAGGAACTGGAAATTGTAATAGGAGATGAACATATTTCATTTACAACATCTAAGATTGGCTCTTTAATTGATGTTAACCAATCCAAGGATCCGGAGGGTCTTCGAGTATTCTACTACCTGGTACAGGACTTGAAATGCCTAGTTTTCAGTCTCATCGGGCTACAtttataa